AGGCCGACAGATGTACCGGGCGCAGCGCGCGCTCGCGGGTCTCTCCAACCACCAGCGCATTGAGCAGATGGGGCGCGATGACACCCCGCCAGCGTCGGCGAATATCGCCACGGCGCCGCACGGCCCAGGGCAGCCAGATCGCCGCCAGCAGCACCAGCAGCCACCAGGGGCGCAGAAAATGGAATTCGGCCAGAGCCTCGAAGTACGCGCTCATGCCGTCGATTCCAACGCAGCCGCCCGCGCCAGCCAGCGCGCGTAGAGCGCCATCGCCAACTGGTAGCACAGCATCAGCAACACGGCGGCGCCAAGCGGCCACATGAACAATTCGCGGCGCGGCTGCCAGGTCAGTGTCTTCTCCCTGTGCGGCGTGACGCGGTCCAGCGTGGCGTAGATGGAGGCCAGGCTGGTTTGGTCAGCGCCAAAGAAGTACCGGCCGCCGGTGGTGCTGGCAATGTGCTTCAGCGCGTCCAGGTCGACCTTCTGCTCGCCGGTCGTGGCTGGGTCCCCGATGCCGACGGTATGGACCACCACGCCGCGCGTCTTCGCGATGTCGGCCGCCTGAGCCGGCGGCATCCGGCTGGCGGTGTCATTGCCGTCGGTCAGCAGAATCATCACCTTCTCCTGCGCGTGACTCTGGTCGAACATCTTGATACCGAGGCCGATGGCGTCACCGAGCGACGTACTGGCCCCGGCCATGCCGGGCACCATATCGGCCAGCAGTTCACGCACCAGTGCGTGGTCGAGCGTGAAAGGGGCCAGCGGATACGGGGCATCGCCAAATACGATCAGCCCGATGCGATCACCGGTCCTGCGCGCCACGAAATCCGCCACCACCTGCCGCACGGCATCGACACGCGGCTCCAGGACGCCCGACGGGGTCTTGAAGTCGCGCGTGTCCATCGACTGCGACAGATCGAGCGCCAGCAGCAGATCGCGCACGGGCTGGGTCCGTTGCAGCGGCGGCTCGAGGTACTGCGGACGGGCCAGCGCGACGACTACCAGCCCCCATGCAATCGGCCCCAGCAGCAACTGGACGAGATTGCGCCGTGGCACGTGCGCCCCGAGCGCGGGCTTCAGGCCAGCGGCACTGGCCACCTCCCCGAAAAACGGCAAGCGGACCGACGCGCTTTCCTCGCGATATGGCGGCAGCCACCACCAGAGCAGCAACGGCAGCGGCAGGAGCGCGAACAGCCAGGGATACTCAAACGTGATCATCGTGCCCATCGTGCCGATAGCCAGCGATCCAGATCCGGCATGCGCCAAGGGTTGCCCGAAGCTGTGCCTCGGGCCACTGGGCCAGGGTAGCCGCGCCGCGATACTCGGCATCGTCGATCAGCGCCGCGAGAGCCGGTACCGCATCGCCCGCGCCACCTGCATGGGTGTGCAGAAAATCGCGCCACGCCGGGCCAGACAGGGCCGCCACGGCGTGCCGGGGCCACTGGACCAATGCCAGCCGCTTGAGCAGCTCGGCCAGCGACAAGAGCAGCGTGGCCTGTTCGGCGCTATCCGCCGTCTGCTGCAAGGCAGTCAATTCCCTGAGCGCCGCCCGGCGGAAACGATTGGCGTACCAGCGTCGCGCGGTCCTCCAGGCCAGCCAGAGCACCCCGGCAAGCAGCACGACGCCAACCATGGCCCAGCCCACCGTCTGCGGCATCCACGACGGCGGCGTTGGCGTGACGATATCGATCAGTTCGTTCACGGCCCCACCCGTGTCATGCGAATGCTCCCTCTCGTGCGGATCGCCCGGAATTGGGGCAGGTTACGCTGAGTCGGGGGCTGACCGAAGTAAGATTTTTCGAGCGCCGGGCTGAACGAAATCGACGAAGGCCGGGTTGCCGGCCATCACGCGGCCAGCACGTACATTGACGTCGTGTCCAGGCTCGCATGACCAAGCTGCTGCTGCACGACCTCGAGCGCAACGCCTCGCGCCACGGCGTGCGCACCCGCCGTGTGCCGCATCCAGTGCGCGCTGGCCTGGGCCAGTTGCGCCGCATCATCCTCGCCCCCCGCCAAGGTGGCGGCCTGGGCGAAGTACCGCTTCCAGATCGCGCCGATCTGCGCGACCGACAGCGCATCACCCTCGTCACCAGTCTTGACGCGGCCAATCAGCGGCGTCGCAGCCGGCAGGCTTTCGAATCCGCGCCCAAGCCCGCGCGCTGCCAGATGCCCACGCAGGGCATCGATCACCGCCTCGGGAAGTGGAATCTGGCGCGGCTTGGGGCCCGGCACCGCAAGCGTCCAGTGCCCGCTCCACGTCAGATGCCCGACTGTAGCCACCGCCTGCTCCGAGATACGCAGCCCCGAGGCATGTGCCAGATGCAGCATGAAGGTCAACCGAGCGGCACGCGGGTCGTCTGCGGGCAGACTCGACACATGACGCAGCAGGAAGCGCCACTGCGGCTCAGTGAAGCTGCGGGCAACCTGGATGCGAGGGGCGTCCCCGCCAGTCGGGAGGGACAACACCTCGAACGGGTTCGCGCGCGCATGGCCTTGCTCGATCAGACATCCATACAGCGTGCTGAGGATCTTTCGTGCGTGACGGATGCTGGCAGGCGAAAGCGGCCCTTCGAAAGGCCGCCAGTCATGGCGATCGCGCGGCGTGCCGCGCCGGCCCACCCACTGGGCGGACGGTTGCGGATCAGCAAGGAACGCGATGTAGGCGGCGCCATCCTCGGCCGTCACCGTCGCCAGGGACTTGCCTCGCGCGTGCAGGGTCCATAGCAGGAACCGCTCGGCCTGCGTCCGGTAGGCGCGCCAGGTGTGCCCGCCTTCCGGCTAATAGCCGCCCAGCCAGCCCTGAATCGCCCTGACATCGGCGCGCGCACCCGGCGCGCGCAGCGACTCGAGCGGCCCCGGCGCCAATACCGCAGCCATCGCGCCGATATGGACGCCCTGCTCCTGCAACCAGCTCTCCACCTGCCGCGCGGTCCGCGCGCCGATGCCGGGTACGCGCCGGTACCAGCTTTGTCCGCCCGCGCCCACGGCAGCCTGCAATGCGCCCAGTGTCTGCCAGCCGGCATCGGCCAGCTTTGCGGCGATGGCCGGGGCGAGCCAGCCACTCACCGCATCGGCTGCAGTGGGGCGCGTCAGCAGCATCGGCTGGAGCGCGTCAAGCGCCCGCAGCAGCCTGCGCTGGCGGGTCTGCCTGGCTGTGACGGATTCCCCGGCCGGTGCATGAATCAGGGCCAGCCACGCCGACTCGGTGAGCATCCGCTCCTGGCCGCTGCCACCGGATCGCGGACGGGTAGCCAGACGCCTGACGCCTCGCGCCAGCGCTTCTTCGATCCAGAGAAGCTGGGAACGGACCAGGCGCAGATCGAGACCGTTGTCCAGATAGCGGTCGGCCAGACGCCCGAGGTCCAGCCCCTGCAGGTACCCACGGTAGAACGCGAAATCATTGGGGCCAAGCGCGCGGCCGGGGGTGACCGGCGGGCGCTGACGCCGGCGTGCCGGCGGGGCAATACGGGGTACGGCTTGAGGCAAGGCGGTAAGACGTAAACGACAAAGGGCGCGATGATACCGCGAGTCGCGGTGCCATCACGCACCCAGTACCTTGCCAGGCGGGCCCCTTCATCCAAGGGCAACCCGCGACCTCAGAACACCAGCGTCGCGCTCCCCATCACCGTCGCCGTGCTGTCCAGACGGTTCTTGCTGGCGACGGTCGGCACCCAGCGCAGGGAGAGGGACAGCGGTGCCTTGCCGCCGAGTTTGGTGTCGTAGGTCACGATCGGGCCCATGGCGAAGTCACGCCCACGGAATCCGTTCAGGCGATCCGCAATCGGACCGCTGTCGTTGCCCAACTGCTGCACGGTGCCCATCACGATGCCAGCGCCCCACTTGCCGAATTTCTTCACGCCCATCACGTCGAGCGTGAACAGCGGCGCATTCTGATAGTCGGTAGCGGTGTTCCGCGTATAGAACTGGAAAGCCCCCACCGCATTGAATTCGAGCCCGTATTCCGGCATCAGATGCGTAAATGCAATCTGCGGCACGAAGGTCCAGTTGTTCAGGCTCGGGTTAGCCAGCGCATTCTTGTCGTACTGGCCCGTGGGTGCCCACACATTGAAGCTCAGCGCCATATGGCTGGTCTTCGAGAAGTGATAGCCCGCGATGATCGGGCTGAAGTACATGTCGTACAGATTGGAGGCCCGATCCGATGTCCCACGCGAGAAATTGCCTATACCGGCAGTTGTATGGACCGACATCCAGACGTAGGGCAGCGTAAAGC
This genomic interval from Cupriavidus metallidurans CH34 contains the following:
- a CDS encoding tyrosine-type recombinase/integrase; this translates as MTAEDGAAYIAFLADPQPSAQWVGRRGTPRDRHDWRPFEGPLSPASIRHARKILSTLYGCLIEQGHARANPFEVLSLPTGGDAPRIQVARSFTEPQWRFLLRHVSSLPADDPRAARLTFMLHLAHASGLRISEQAVATVGHLTWSGHWTLAVPGPKPRQIPLPEAVIDALRGHLAARGLGRGFESLPAATPLIGRVKTGDEGDALSVAQIGAIWKRYFAQAATLAGGEDDAAQLAQASAHWMRHTAGAHAVARGVALEVVQQQLGHASLDTTSMYVLAA
- a CDS encoding SphA family protein — its product is MKRAQSAVLTAVAAGGLLAPLACHATEGALGRPVTGTSVSPNVAVIPSEPVWIANLQQLYMDGSITGGREVPIAGKTSIGLDAKVAFTLATLMKVWDTGGGAWNFASSFTLPYVWMSVHTTAGIGNFSRGTSDRASNLYDMYFSPIIAGYHFSKTSHMALSFNVWAPTGQYDKNALANPSLNNWTFVPQIAFTHLMPEYGLEFNAVGAFQFYTRNTATDYQNAPLFTLDVMGVKKFGKWGAGIVMGTVQQLGNDSGPIADRLNGFRGRDFAMGPIVTYDTKLGGKAPLSLSLRWVPTVASKNRLDSTATVMGSATLVF
- a CDS encoding DUF4381 domain-containing protein, whose product is MNELIDIVTPTPPSWMPQTVGWAMVGVVLLAGVLWLAWRTARRWYANRFRRAALRELTALQQTADSAEQATLLLSLAELLKRLALVQWPRHAVAALSGPAWRDFLHTHAGGAGDAVPALAALIDDAEYRGAATLAQWPEAQLRATLGACRIWIAGYRHDGHDDHV
- a CDS encoding vWA domain-containing protein produces the protein MITFEYPWLFALLPLPLLLWWWLPPYREESASVRLPFFGEVASAAGLKPALGAHVPRRNLVQLLLGPIAWGLVVVALARPQYLEPPLQRTQPVRDLLLALDLSQSMDTRDFKTPSGVLEPRVDAVRQVVADFVARRTGDRIGLIVFGDAPYPLAPFTLDHALVRELLADMVPGMAGASTSLGDAIGLGIKMFDQSHAQEKVMILLTDGNDTASRMPPAQAADIAKTRGVVVHTVGIGDPATTGEQKVDLDALKHIASTTGGRYFFGADQTSLASIYATLDRVTPHREKTLTWQPRRELFMWPLGAAVLLMLCYQLAMALYARWLARAAALESTA
- a CDS encoding phage integrase family protein; the protein is MPQAVPRIAPPARRRQRPPVTPGRALGPNDFAFYRGYLQGLDLGRLADRYLDNGLDLRLVRSQLLWIEEALARGVRRLATRPRSGGSGQERMLTESAWLALIHAPAGESVTARQTRQRRLLRALDALQPMLLTRPTAADAVSGWLAPAIAAKLADAGWQTLGALQAAVGAGGQSWYRRVPGIGARTARQVESWLQEQGVHIGAMAAVLAPGPLESLRAPGARADVRAIQGWLGGY